One genomic window of Candidatus Pseudobacter hemicellulosilyticus includes the following:
- a CDS encoding DUF445 family protein, whose translation MNWWLLIIPVVSALVGWLANRAALKLLFHPRYPVRILGVTVQGIFPKRQQAFADRVGKLVNTELLSFTELEHKITSQENLQKVMPTVETHIDHFLSAKLPVAFPMISMFIGEKTISQLKEIFMKELEEIFPNLMKSYMSSLQQELDLEKIVTARIAAFPPEKLEAVLYEVMSREFRLIRLFGAALGFLIGVFQVLFYLATS comes from the coding sequence ATGAACTGGTGGCTTCTGATTATCCCTGTGGTATCGGCCCTTGTTGGCTGGCTTGCTAACCGGGCTGCTCTCAAACTATTGTTCCATCCCCGCTACCCGGTCAGGATACTGGGCGTAACGGTACAGGGCATTTTCCCCAAACGCCAGCAGGCTTTTGCGGACAGAGTGGGTAAACTGGTCAATACGGAACTGCTGTCGTTCACCGAACTGGAACACAAGATCACCAGCCAGGAGAACCTGCAAAAGGTAATGCCCACCGTGGAAACCCATATTGATCATTTCCTGAGCGCCAAACTGCCCGTGGCCTTTCCCATGATCAGTATGTTCATTGGGGAGAAGACCATCAGCCAGCTCAAGGAAATTTTCATGAAGGAGCTGGAAGAGATCTTCCCCAACCTCATGAAAAGTTATATGAGCAGCCTCCAGCAGGAACTGGACCTGGAAAAGATAGTAACGGCCAGGATCGCTGCCTTCCCACCGGAGAAACTGGAAGCCGTCCTCTACGAGGTTATGTCCAGGGAATTCCGCCTGATCCGCCTTTTTGGCGCCGCATTAGGCTTCCTGATCGGCGTATTCCAGGTATTGTTTTACCTGGCCACCAGCTAA
- a CDS encoding outer membrane beta-barrel family protein — protein sequence MRRSLFSLVCILLTTTLLAQMPAGAGGRRPGGAPPSIGRFYGRIIDTKTNKGLEAASVQLIGQAFDSVNRKRKDTVLAGMLTRGNGDFSLENLPIFGQFRLAVTAIGYKAFEQKISFDLKMGPGMDMSQAMAGVDKDLGNIKMEQDAELLESVTVSGSKPMIQMGVDRKIFNVEKNINSAGGTAIDVMRNVPAINVDIDGNVTLRNAAPQLFVDGRPTTLSLDQIPADAIASVELITNPSAKYDASGGQSGILNIVLKKNRKAGYSGSVRAGIDSRARLNGGGDINIRQGKLNFFASGMYNARKSIGWGETDRTSTEKDITLRTLQDNDNISRGGFGFGRMGVDYFVDNRNTISLSGSLADGTFKNDNQNNLLYQNLVSSAPATSEYRNTLGKFNFRNYGLQLGYKHLFAKTGKEFTADVNYNTSTNSNNSNIRYRSFTDPVQQQPAGQESLQGIDGGGGNDFFTVQADFINPITDKMKYEAGLRAQVRTFESRQLNSIDGVLIPAMSNEFEYTDYVYAGYVTFSQKVKENFSYQLGLRAESSSYDGEQLGKDHYSNEFPISLFPSVFLTRNFDNRQDLQVNYSRRINRPNFFQLMPNTDFSDRLNYQTGNPDLKPEFTHSLELSYQKTYGEKNHTFLATVFGKYTTDLIARYQYWQELATSGDSAFISTYINASSAYAAGLELVFRNNWTKWWEMNLNTNVYYSKINGDNVVQNLENERTSSFTKLNNTFKINKGWSIQLSGEYQSRSALPVSTSNSGGSGGRGGPGGGFFGGNPSTTQGYIDANYGADLGLRKDFTIKKNAASISVNWSDIFRTRRNFVHSLAAGFVQDEWRRRDPQVVRLNFSYRFGKFDAALFKRKNTRGEMEGMQNGMQGMQQ from the coding sequence ATGAGAAGATCCCTGTTTAGCCTTGTCTGCATTTTGCTGACCACTACCCTGCTGGCCCAGATGCCCGCCGGTGCGGGTGGCCGGCGTCCCGGCGGAGCACCGCCCAGTATTGGCCGCTTCTATGGCCGCATCATTGACACTAAGACCAACAAAGGACTGGAAGCCGCCTCCGTGCAGCTGATCGGACAGGCTTTTGATTCCGTAAACCGTAAAAGAAAAGACACGGTGCTGGCGGGAATGCTGACCCGTGGCAATGGTGATTTCAGCCTGGAAAACCTCCCCATCTTTGGTCAGTTCCGGCTGGCTGTTACAGCCATCGGGTATAAAGCTTTTGAACAAAAGATCAGCTTCGACCTGAAAATGGGACCTGGCATGGATATGAGCCAGGCCATGGCCGGGGTAGACAAAGACCTGGGCAATATTAAAATGGAGCAGGATGCTGAGCTCCTGGAAAGTGTTACGGTATCCGGTAGCAAACCCATGATCCAGATGGGTGTGGACCGTAAAATATTCAACGTAGAAAAGAACATCAATTCAGCCGGTGGTACCGCCATTGATGTTATGCGCAATGTGCCGGCCATCAATGTGGACATCGACGGCAATGTTACGCTGCGCAATGCAGCGCCACAGCTTTTTGTGGATGGCAGGCCTACTACGCTCTCCCTGGACCAGATCCCGGCCGATGCCATTGCCAGCGTAGAGCTGATCACCAACCCCTCTGCCAAGTATGATGCCAGCGGCGGTCAGTCGGGCATCCTCAACATAGTCCTTAAAAAGAACCGCAAAGCCGGCTATAGCGGCAGCGTCCGTGCAGGCATTGATTCCCGGGCCCGCCTCAATGGCGGCGGCGATATCAATATCCGCCAGGGCAAGCTCAATTTCTTTGCCAGCGGTATGTACAACGCGCGCAAATCCATTGGCTGGGGCGAAACGGATCGTACCAGCACAGAAAAGGATATCACCCTGCGCACCCTCCAGGATAATGATAATATTTCCCGGGGTGGTTTCGGTTTCGGCCGGATGGGCGTTGATTATTTTGTTGACAACAGGAATACGATCAGTCTGTCCGGCTCACTGGCCGACGGTACTTTCAAAAATGATAACCAGAATAACCTGCTCTACCAGAACCTGGTGTCTTCTGCTCCTGCCACTTCAGAATACCGCAATACTTTGGGTAAGTTCAATTTCCGGAACTATGGGCTGCAGCTGGGTTATAAGCACCTGTTTGCCAAAACCGGCAAGGAGTTTACCGCTGATGTCAATTACAATACCAGCACCAACAGCAATAACAGTAATATCCGCTATCGCTCCTTTACCGATCCTGTCCAGCAGCAACCGGCCGGCCAGGAATCATTACAGGGTATTGACGGCGGCGGCGGTAATGACTTCTTCACCGTGCAGGCGGATTTCATCAACCCTATCACGGACAAGATGAAGTATGAAGCAGGGCTGCGCGCACAGGTCCGGACCTTTGAAAGCCGCCAGCTTAATAGCATTGACGGCGTTCTCATCCCCGCCATGAGCAATGAGTTTGAATATACCGACTATGTATATGCGGGATATGTTACTTTCTCCCAGAAAGTGAAAGAAAATTTTAGCTACCAGCTGGGACTGCGTGCGGAATCTTCCAGCTATGATGGGGAGCAGCTGGGTAAAGACCATTACTCCAACGAGTTTCCTATCAGTCTTTTCCCGAGTGTTTTCCTGACCCGGAATTTTGACAACAGGCAGGACCTGCAGGTCAATTATTCCCGGCGCATCAACCGGCCCAATTTCTTCCAGCTGATGCCCAACACGGATTTTTCCGACCGGCTCAATTACCAGACCGGTAACCCTGACCTCAAGCCTGAGTTCACCCATTCGCTGGAACTTTCCTACCAGAAGACCTATGGTGAAAAGAACCATACTTTCCTGGCCACCGTTTTTGGGAAATACACTACTGACCTCATTGCCCGTTACCAGTACTGGCAGGAACTGGCTACCAGTGGAGACTCCGCCTTTATCTCCACCTATATCAATGCTTCCTCTGCCTATGCGGCCGGGCTGGAACTGGTGTTCCGTAACAACTGGACCAAATGGTGGGAAATGAACCTGAACACCAACGTGTACTATTCAAAGATCAATGGCGATAACGTAGTACAGAACCTGGAAAACGAACGCACCAGTTCTTTTACCAAACTGAACAATACTTTCAAGATCAATAAAGGCTGGAGCATCCAGCTGAGTGGCGAGTACCAGTCGCGCAGCGCCCTGCCTGTCAGCACCAGCAATAGCGGCGGCAGTGGTGGCCGCGGAGGTCCCGGCGGTGGTTTCTTCGGCGGCAACCCATCCACTACCCAGGGGTATATTGATGCCAACTATGGGGCCGATCTGGGCCTGCGCAAGGATTTCACCATAAAGAAAAATGCCGCTTCCATTTCTGTAAACTGGAGTGATATCTTCCGCACCCGCCGCAACTTTGTACATTCCCTGGCGGCAGGCTTTGTACAGGATGAATGGCGCAGGCGTGACCCGCAGGTGGTGCGACTGAATTTCAGTTACCGCTTCGGTAAATTTGATGCAGCACTGTTCAAGAGGAAAAACACCCGTGGTGAAATGGAAGGCATGCAGAATGGTATGCAGGGCATGCAGCAATAA